Proteins encoded within one genomic window of Thermococcus celer Vu 13 = JCM 8558:
- a CDS encoding phosphatase PAP2 family protein, whose amino-acid sequence MDWVQRRLHDPEVLIRLNAFFLSYFGWMAFGVLYGIIGRWSIDVTKEFLKLPLTSRDLVTGLVGFTKSIPPLYSLLTLVYYIGFSGSICLMVAYLLIYKRDLRASDELFIRYLGAYAIAGAVYLVAHIYAPHVVYNLPGYSSSNTLLTRQEFVLPSLHNTIVTINILTVWKYRKKLGGKLLILTNSIIPFATVLLGHHWIYDVLAGMVLGTILSKVTADRTTRIPETLYSWEIAYIRKVTIANVILAVLVLLLAINPGRWLAVISALFSSP is encoded by the coding sequence ATGGACTGGGTTCAGCGTCGCCTTCATGATCCAGAGGTGCTCATACGGCTCAACGCCTTTTTCCTGAGCTACTTTGGATGGATGGCCTTCGGCGTCCTTTACGGAATCATCGGCCGCTGGAGCATCGATGTCACAAAAGAGTTCCTGAAACTTCCTTTGACTTCGCGGGATCTGGTTACTGGACTCGTGGGGTTCACGAAGAGCATCCCCCCGCTGTATTCCCTACTCACACTCGTGTACTACATCGGCTTTTCTGGTTCAATATGTCTGATGGTCGCGTACCTCCTTATCTACAAAAGGGACCTGAGGGCGTCCGATGAGCTGTTCATCCGATATCTGGGGGCCTACGCAATCGCGGGGGCCGTGTACCTCGTTGCCCACATCTACGCCCCGCACGTGGTCTACAACCTGCCGGGGTACAGTTCATCGAACACGCTCCTAACACGTCAGGAATTCGTCCTCCCCTCCCTACACAACACCATAGTCACCATAAACATCCTAACTGTGTGGAAGTACCGGAAAAAGCTCGGTGGGAAGCTCCTGATACTGACAAACAGCATCATACCCTTCGCCACCGTCCTACTCGGCCATCACTGGATCTACGACGTTCTGGCGGGCATGGTCCTCGGTACCATTCTCTCCAAGGTGACAGCGGACAGAACCACCAGAATTCCGGAGACGCTCTACAGCTGGGAGATCGCTTATATCCGGAAGGTAACCATTGCAAACGTCATCCTCGCCGTTTTGGTACTTCTGCTTGCTATAAACCCCGGCAGGTGGCTGGCGGTTATAAGCGCCCTCTTCTCCTCCCCCTGA
- a CDS encoding HAD family hydrolase, which produces MEIPNYGEIQFGAVLFDLNGTLGESGRVTEEVKHLLERLAGKYTVVVLSSDTFGTLEEEFKGLPVRIERVSSGAEKARIAEGYKPYVAVGNGNNDVAMLEGAELAFCVVGPEGAAVDALLASDIVVKDVKDALTMLLDERKLVATLRG; this is translated from the coding sequence ATGGAGATACCGAACTACGGAGAAATTCAATTTGGGGCGGTCCTCTTCGACCTCAACGGGACGCTCGGGGAGAGCGGAAGGGTCACCGAGGAAGTTAAACATCTGCTGGAGCGACTGGCGGGGAAGTACACGGTCGTTGTCCTGAGCTCGGATACCTTCGGGACGCTGGAGGAGGAGTTCAAAGGCTTGCCGGTCAGGATAGAGAGGGTATCCAGCGGTGCCGAGAAGGCCCGGATAGCCGAAGGGTACAAACCCTACGTCGCGGTGGGAAACGGCAACAACGACGTGGCGATGCTCGAGGGAGCGGAGTTGGCTTTCTGCGTGGTTGGACCCGAGGGGGCGGCCGTCGATGCGCTCCTGGCGAGCGATATCGTCGTTAAGGACGTCAAGGACGCACTGACGATGCTCCTCGACGAGAGAAAGCTCGTAGCAACCCTCAGAGGGTGA
- a CDS encoding YigZ family protein has protein sequence MRTLRGVGSYRLVIKKSVFIGYASPAGTEEEAKVFIAKIKTHHADATHNVSAYLINDGRNFAVHYDDDGEPKGSAGKPVLRVIQNKGLTNVVVVVTRYFGGVKLGYGGLVKAYGDAASGAIEDAGIVEVYETERFKVTFPYNLFHPVRETAQNSGAKIVGEEYGELVTFTVEVRKEEAEAFMALLKEKTKGKVRIQPLTGDLESE, from the coding sequence GTGAGAACGCTGAGGGGAGTGGGGAGCTACCGGCTCGTTATCAAGAAATCGGTCTTCATAGGCTACGCCTCGCCGGCGGGAACGGAGGAAGAGGCGAAAGTGTTCATCGCAAAGATCAAAACCCACCACGCCGACGCAACGCACAACGTCTCGGCCTACCTCATCAACGACGGCAGGAACTTCGCGGTTCACTACGATGACGACGGCGAGCCGAAGGGTTCCGCCGGAAAGCCCGTGCTCAGGGTCATTCAGAACAAGGGGCTAACCAACGTTGTCGTCGTGGTCACGCGCTACTTCGGCGGTGTAAAGCTCGGCTACGGCGGCCTGGTCAAGGCCTACGGCGACGCCGCCAGCGGGGCCATCGAGGACGCGGGAATCGTTGAGGTTTACGAGACGGAGCGCTTCAAGGTTACCTTTCCCTACAACCTCTTCCATCCCGTCAGGGAGACGGCTCAGAACTCCGGGGCGAAAATAGTGGGGGAGGAGTACGGCGAGCTCGTGACCTTCACCGTGGAGGTGCGGAAAGAAGAAGCGGAGGCTTTTATGGCCCTCCTGAAGGAGAAAACGAAGGGTAAAGTCCGCATACAACCCCTCACAGGCGATCTCGAGTCCGAATAA
- a CDS encoding ribosome biogenesis/translation initiation ATPase RLI, protein MRIAVIDYDRCNPDKCGNFLCERVCPVNRMGGEAIIIDEENYRPVIQEASCTGCGICVHKCPFNAITIVNLPEELEEGCVHRYGVNSFVLYRLPVVKDGMVVGILGPNGTGKTTAVRILSGQILPNLCGDNDSWENVIRAFRGNELQNYFERLKGGEIRPVVKPQYVDLIPKAVRGKVRELLKKADENDRFEEVVEELELGNVLDRDIKQLSGGELQRVAIAAAMLRDAHFYFFDEPSSYLDIRQRLRIARIIRKLADSGKAVLTVEHDLAILDYMSDVIHVVYGKPGAYGIFSQPKSTRNGINEFLRGYLRDENVRFRPYEVSFTKRSERKSGEGTVLVQYPRLVKDYGSFRLEAEGGELYVGEVVGIVGPNGIGKTTFVKMLAGVEKPTEGEVDWTLTVSYKPQYIKVDYEGTVFELLSRIDSSKLLSNFYKTELLNPLGIPELYDRRVNDLSGGELQRVAITACLLRDADLYLLDEPSAHLDVEQRLAVSKAIRSLMAKNEKTALIVEHDVMMVDYLSDRLIVFEGEPGRSGRALPPMGMREGMNRFLASVGITFRRDPDTGRPRANKAGSVKDREQKERGEYYYVQA, encoded by the coding sequence ATGAGGATAGCGGTCATCGATTACGACAGGTGCAATCCCGACAAGTGCGGTAACTTCCTGTGCGAGCGCGTCTGCCCCGTCAACAGGATGGGGGGCGAGGCCATAATCATAGACGAGGAGAACTACCGGCCGGTCATCCAGGAGGCGAGCTGCACCGGCTGTGGAATCTGCGTTCACAAGTGCCCCTTCAACGCGATAACGATAGTCAACCTCCCGGAGGAGCTCGAGGAGGGCTGTGTCCACCGCTACGGGGTTAACTCCTTCGTTCTCTACCGCCTTCCGGTCGTCAAGGACGGGATGGTCGTTGGAATCCTCGGGCCCAACGGAACCGGTAAGACCACCGCGGTCAGGATACTCTCCGGCCAGATACTGCCCAACCTCTGCGGGGACAACGACTCCTGGGAGAACGTGATAAGGGCCTTCCGCGGCAACGAGCTTCAGAACTACTTCGAGAGGTTAAAGGGGGGCGAGATACGGCCGGTCGTCAAGCCCCAGTACGTCGACCTCATCCCAAAGGCCGTCAGGGGTAAGGTGCGGGAGCTGTTGAAGAAGGCGGACGAGAACGATCGCTTCGAGGAGGTCGTTGAGGAGCTCGAGCTCGGAAACGTCCTCGACAGGGACATAAAACAGCTGTCCGGCGGCGAGCTCCAGAGGGTCGCAATAGCGGCCGCGATGCTCAGGGACGCGCACTTCTACTTCTTCGATGAACCGTCAAGCTACCTCGACATAAGACAGCGCCTCAGGATAGCGAGGATAATCCGGAAGCTTGCCGACTCCGGGAAGGCCGTCCTGACGGTCGAGCACGACCTGGCGATCCTCGACTACATGAGCGACGTGATCCACGTCGTCTACGGCAAGCCCGGCGCCTACGGTATCTTCTCCCAACCAAAGAGCACGCGCAACGGCATAAACGAGTTCCTGCGCGGCTACCTCCGCGACGAGAACGTCCGCTTCCGGCCCTACGAGGTGAGCTTCACCAAGAGGAGCGAGAGGAAGAGCGGGGAGGGGACGGTGCTCGTCCAGTACCCGAGGCTCGTCAAGGACTACGGCTCCTTCAGGCTCGAGGCGGAGGGGGGAGAGCTCTACGTCGGCGAGGTGGTTGGGATAGTCGGCCCCAACGGAATCGGTAAGACGACCTTCGTGAAGATGCTCGCAGGAGTTGAGAAGCCAACGGAGGGAGAGGTCGACTGGACGCTAACGGTGAGCTACAAGCCGCAGTACATCAAGGTGGACTACGAGGGGACGGTCTTCGAGTTGTTGAGCAGGATAGACTCATCGAAGCTCCTCAGCAACTTCTACAAGACGGAGCTCCTGAACCCGCTCGGAATCCCGGAGCTCTACGACAGGCGGGTGAACGATCTTAGCGGTGGAGAGCTCCAGAGGGTCGCGATAACCGCCTGTCTGCTCCGCGACGCCGACCTCTACCTCCTCGACGAACCATCGGCCCACCTCGACGTCGAGCAGAGGCTGGCCGTCTCGAAGGCTATAAGGTCGCTGATGGCGAAGAACGAGAAGACCGCCTTGATAGTCGAGCACGACGTCATGATGGTGGATTACCTGAGCGACAGGCTGATAGTCTTCGAGGGCGAGCCCGGGAGGAGCGGAAGGGCCCTGCCGCCGATGGGCATGCGCGAGGGCATGAACCGCTTCCTGGCGTCGGTCGGAATAACCTTCAGGCGCGACCCCGATACCGGAAGGCCGAGGGCCAACAAGGCCGGCTCCGTTAAGGACAGGGAGCAGAAGGAGAGGGGCGAGTACTACTACGTCCAGGCCTGA
- a CDS encoding cell wall-binding repeat-containing protein, producing the protein MMWKKMVALLFGLMLVATVPSFGRVAADSTSTQGASVTVILVSDNEADGALARYLANVTGAVVVTTKWGVYDPNVTAEVMSYAPDMVIIIGGPDAVVEQYVDDLSELKITVERWGGKNRYETNVKVVGNARAKLGLTFNGSAIIVPGNDTLALEQSLKLAVKSRGVLLFVNRTSNVSRVMLNLNIKAKKITLVATPVMNKTIMHIKKGLGSKDCNCTEIEVNVTAETALKAINASEERIETAKEMLQNVTLVPQMEKLAEKMLKLADRELARAKEAYNDGKYGMAYGQAIAAKAHAEFVIRIASEQWSTRVRANQTVMARVFLWRVERQIQAMEKAGINVTELKALVDQLKTAVANGDYDAIDSIIQQIREKIFELYARGKGKFREKMVFPAHRGHGKP; encoded by the coding sequence ATGATGTGGAAGAAAATGGTTGCCCTGCTCTTTGGTCTGATGCTCGTGGCGACCGTCCCATCCTTCGGGAGGGTGGCCGCGGACAGTACCAGCACCCAGGGCGCCTCGGTAACCGTGATCCTGGTGAGCGACAACGAGGCCGACGGTGCACTGGCCCGGTACCTGGCCAACGTTACGGGGGCCGTGGTGGTCACCACAAAGTGGGGCGTCTACGACCCGAACGTCACCGCCGAGGTCATGAGCTACGCTCCTGACATGGTGATAATAATCGGCGGCCCCGATGCCGTCGTTGAGCAGTACGTCGATGACCTCAGCGAGCTCAAGATAACCGTTGAACGCTGGGGCGGCAAGAACAGGTACGAGACGAACGTGAAGGTCGTGGGGAACGCGAGGGCCAAGCTCGGGCTCACCTTCAACGGAAGCGCGATAATCGTTCCGGGGAACGACACCCTGGCGCTGGAGCAATCCCTCAAGCTTGCCGTTAAGAGCAGGGGCGTGCTACTCTTCGTAAACCGCACCAGCAACGTCAGCAGGGTCATGCTGAACCTCAACATCAAGGCCAAGAAAATAACACTCGTTGCAACACCGGTCATGAACAAAACAATAATGCACATCAAGAAGGGACTGGGTTCGAAGGACTGCAACTGCACGGAGATCGAGGTCAACGTGACCGCGGAGACGGCACTCAAGGCCATCAACGCGAGTGAGGAGAGGATAGAAACCGCCAAGGAGATGCTTCAGAACGTAACGCTGGTGCCTCAGATGGAAAAGCTGGCCGAGAAAATGCTCAAGCTGGCGGATAGGGAGCTCGCGAGGGCCAAGGAAGCGTACAACGATGGCAAATACGGAATGGCGTACGGGCAGGCGATAGCGGCGAAGGCCCACGCGGAGTTCGTCATAAGGATAGCCTCGGAGCAGTGGAGCACCCGGGTCAGGGCAAATCAGACCGTGATGGCCAGGGTCTTCCTCTGGAGGGTGGAGAGGCAGATTCAGGCTATGGAAAAGGCCGGCATCAACGTTACAGAGCTGAAAGCGCTGGTGGACCAGCTTAAGACCGCGGTGGCGAACGGGGACTACGATGCCATAGACTCAATAATACAGCAGATAAGGGAGAAGATCTTCGAGCTCTACGCCCGCGGCAAGGGCAAGTTCAGGGAGAAGATGGTGTTCCCGGCCCACAGGGGCCATGGGAAGCCATAA
- a CDS encoding AIR synthase family protein — protein MLPPGKIPPEKLKKFVFNHLGARGERVIISSGPGVDAAAIDFGSSVLVASTDPITGAGEGIGFYAVHVNANDVATFGARPKWFLVSLLLPEGADEGLLEEIMREIHGSAERLGVAIVGGHTEVTPGLKKPIVVGTMLGEVEKGKLVTSNGAKAGDSIILTKWAGLEGTSIIASERGEELEKAFGWAFVERAASFIGMISVVEDALTANEIGVHAMHDPTEGGVANGLHEMADAAGLGFRVYGERIPIREETIKICEFYNLNPLALISSGALLMATPQEKAGEVVKALEKKGINASVIGEFVKEPGVRVIVENGEERPLERPESDELWKVV, from the coding sequence ATGCTGCCCCCCGGTAAAATCCCGCCTGAAAAGCTTAAGAAATTCGTCTTCAACCACCTCGGGGCCAGAGGAGAGAGGGTTATAATAAGCTCAGGTCCCGGCGTAGACGCCGCCGCGATAGACTTCGGTTCCTCCGTCCTCGTGGCATCGACTGACCCGATAACCGGGGCCGGGGAGGGGATAGGCTTCTACGCGGTTCACGTCAACGCCAACGACGTCGCAACTTTTGGGGCCAGGCCGAAGTGGTTTCTGGTGAGTTTACTCCTCCCAGAGGGCGCCGACGAGGGTCTCCTCGAGGAGATAATGCGCGAGATCCACGGGAGCGCCGAAAGACTCGGGGTCGCGATAGTCGGCGGCCACACGGAGGTAACGCCCGGTCTGAAAAAGCCGATAGTCGTCGGAACCATGCTCGGTGAAGTGGAGAAGGGGAAGCTCGTGACCTCCAACGGGGCTAAAGCCGGCGATTCCATCATCCTGACGAAGTGGGCCGGCCTCGAGGGGACGTCGATAATAGCGAGCGAGCGGGGGGAAGAGCTGGAGAAGGCCTTCGGATGGGCCTTTGTGGAGAGGGCCGCCTCCTTCATCGGGATGATAAGCGTGGTGGAGGACGCGCTTACCGCCAACGAGATAGGCGTCCACGCCATGCACGACCCTACCGAGGGAGGAGTCGCCAACGGGCTCCACGAGATGGCCGATGCCGCGGGATTGGGCTTCCGCGTTTACGGGGAGAGGATCCCCATCAGGGAGGAGACGATAAAGATATGCGAGTTCTACAACCTGAACCCCCTCGCGCTGATAAGCTCGGGGGCGCTCCTGATGGCCACCCCGCAGGAGAAAGCCGGCGAGGTGGTTAAAGCACTGGAGAAAAAGGGCATAAACGCATCGGTCATAGGGGAGTTCGTGAAAGAGCCAGGAGTCAGGGTAATCGTTGAGAAC